The DNA segment GTCCCCCGAGGCCCACTGCAGGTGTGGTCCTCAGGGCACTGCCCAGTGCACCTCCTACATGCTTCTCGCCACTTCCTGGGCAGTTCCACTTGAGACAGCAGTTCAGGGAGGAGAGCAAGGGGCCATGGTGGTGGATACTTTCTGGAAAAGGGAGGGGGTTAGCTGTGTCCTGGAGAGAAGTCGGCTCTGAGGTACGAGGGGCAGGGAGGCAAGGGAGGGTGTGGTGAGGGAGCCGGGAGCTTTGCTGGTGGGATGTGAagcatttccattatttttgtgAGGTAGAGGTGAGGTcctctggagagagagagggagagggaacaggagagggaaaggaggaggaagagggaggggaggaggcagggagggccgGAGGTTTGAGGAGAATGAGTCCCTGAAACAGTTGTTGCAGAAAGTGGGAGAGAGCAGAAACCCTTTCACGTTGCCTGTGAGAATGGAAAATGGTGTGGCCACCGTGGGACACTATGGTTTGGCAGTTCCCCACCAAGTTCGGCCCAGAGTGACCGTccgacccagcagttccactccgaGGTATGTGCCCAAGGGGATAAAACATACATggatggactgaatgtttgtgtccccccagattcatatgttgaagccctgaccccCAATACGATGATTCTGGGAGGTCCAGCCTATGAGGGTGcggcccccatgatgggattcgtgtcttataagaagaggaagaggggtgtctaggtggcgcagcgggtttcggctcaggtcatgattgcagggtagTGGGATCGAGGCCCtggatgggctccctgctcgtcgGCGGGGAGTGTGCTGGAGATTGGCCCTTgccctctgccgctccccactactcgctttctctctctctctctaataaataaatcttaaaaaaaagaagaagaagaggcaGACATGAGCTCTGTCTTTGTCTGCTGTGTGAGCagacagcaagaagacagccatctgcaagccaggaaggcGGCCTTCCCCAGAGCCCGCCACGCCAGAGGCCTGATCGCACGCTTCCAGCTCCAGGACCGTGAGAAATCGTTTCTGTTGTTTggccacccagcctgtggcatTTTGTGGTGCTGGCCCAAGCTGAGACCGTGTGTCCACAGAAACCTCGTACGTGAATAgccacagcagcattattcaaacaGCCGAAAAGTAGAAGCCACCCAGTGgtcatcaatgaatgaatgaagaaagaaatgcgGTGTCTCCACACAATGGCGTTTACTTGGCCATAAAGAGAGCGGTGAAGACATGCTGGCCGCAGCCtagtgggggagtgggagcgcAGTCAGTGTAGGGAGGCCAGTGTGCTGagagctgggggcagagctgcgaggagtgggggaggaggaggcaggaggaagaggggagggaggagggggaggaggaggaggaggaggcctgtggaaggggggggaggaggaggggagggaggaggaggcctgtgaaagggaggaagggagggtgacTGGCAGCCCTTGGCATTGAGGCTGGGATAGCCTGGCTGGGAGCTACAGGCAGGGGCACAGCTCGTGTGCAAAGAGGTGGTAGACAGGCCGGGAATGGCCTTGGAGGCCATATGCTGAAGTGACACTGTCAGACGGCTGCTGGGTGGAGGATGAAACCGGGAGGAGAGGAACCCATTTGGAGGCCACTGGGCCACCAAGGTGAGAGACTGAGGGGGATGGGAGGCAGACCCGGGAAAGAGTTAGGAGGCAGAAGATAAGGAGGTGGTGGCTGACTggctctgggggaggagggaggagactcAGGTCAATGGAGGGACCATGCCTTGAAACAGGGAGAAGGGCTGGTCTCTGAGTTTCGTTGTGGCAGGCCGCTCTTGGGGTGTCCGGCAGCCATCCATGCAGTGGTGTCCTGTAAGCAGCTGGCCATTTGCACCTGGAACCCAGGAGAGTGTGGTCCTGGCTGGAGAGAGATTTGGGTGACCCATGTGCAGGCCTGGTGTCTGAGTCCCCAGGGTGGAATGGATGAGGGCCCttagggagggtggaggggagagggcccTGGGCTGAGGCCACAACCCAGAGGGCATCAGTGTTTATGGGGTGGGCAAAGACCTGTGATGCTGCAGGCCAAGGAACAGCGTGCTTTATGGGGGACGACAGGCAGTTCACATGTCCCCTTGCATGAGGATCGGGCATTTCCGGAAGACTTGGCAACAGGCGGGCACTGGTGACTTTTCGGGCAGCTGCAGGGGCAGACGCCAGGCTGTAGGAGGGTCTGGGACATctgctgggagggggcaggcttGGGGAGAAGGCCCTCTGTGACAGACCTTATCCACTGTGGCACTTATCTTTAGGTCTGTCCCCCAACCAGCTTCAAGAGGCCAGATACTGTTTCTATGTATCTTTGTGTCTCCACACAAAATCCAGTTCATTCCCAACATACTCAGTGAGCACCTGCAGTGCTCCCCGAGCACTAGGCTCGGTGTTGAGGACTCATGGCTGAGCCCGCACGGCTGGTGGCCCTGAGACGGCAAATGAAGCTTTGGGCAGGCTCTGCCATGTGACCTCTGGTGTGTTATGACATTGTCTCTCTAGGACTTTCCTCACTGGCAGTGGGTGATTTCTGCAGCTTTTTCTGGTGACAAACCGTGATGATTCTGGGACTTCTTGGCCTGCTGCTACCTTGTTTGCTCACCAAGCCCTTGGCAGAGTCAGAAGCCCAGGgcagggtgagggtcagaggggggAGCTGACACTTCCCAAGACCTCCCTGCCCAAGGACTCTTCTGCCTGCTGTCCTGCCACAGGCCACTGTTCCATTGTGGCCCATAAGGCCCGGCACACTCTGTCCTCTGCCAGCCTCTCCCACCTCACCTCACACCCATGCTCATGGGTGGTATGGGCTCTTTTCAGATTTTGTTCTCTCCACGAGCCTTCccgccacagggcctttgcacatgctcttccctctgacTAGACACCCTTCCCTTAATTCCTTGCCTTGTCAACTCCTCTTCGTTCTTTAGTGTTGGGCCCAGATGGGGCTTCCGCAGAAGCATCTCAGGTTCCTAAGGAACAGTGACACCTGGGCGACACACCTTCAGAGCACCCTGCACTTTCTCTTACGTTTGTACACAGGACTGGAACCAAGTAATCAGTTGTTTAACATCTGTCCCGCTTGTCCTCAGACCTGGGGGGAATCCTTGCCCTGCTGCGGGTCCCACTTTAGAAGGCTCTACTCTTGACCTTCTCTGTCTGTGCCTCTCTCCGTAGGTTGAGGAACTTGTGGGGCCCCTTGGAGCCCAGGCCCTTCCCTCTGGACCATGTTCCTGATATGCAAGACCCCAGAAGTTCCTGCCCATCCTTCGGGGAATGGGCCATGTGGGGTGGCCATGGGCAGGGGGCATATGGCAGATTGTGCTTGTGGACTGGACTGTCCACACGTGTGCACGCGGACCTCCCCTGGGGGCAGGATGGCTCTGAGGGCAGATACAGGGGGAAGGCTGATGGCAGAGCCAGCTCTTCTCAGGTGAACATACCTGGGCATGGAATTCAGAAGTGTCAAAGTGTAGGTTGGAACCTCACCTTCTAGGTCATTACGAATGTATGTTTGTCGAAGTAGGagaatagaacatattttatttaacagttatAACTCGATTTGTTTAACTTTACAGTATGTCCATGTGGTGTACTCTTGTCCCGGCCCTGCTGGCATTGGGGGTGGGCTTGGGTCAGCCGCCGGCCACAAGCCCCACCTGAGAGGCGGCAGGCGCAGTCGCCCTGCCCAGAGCACCGTGCCCAGCACAGAAGAGCGGATCATAAATATTGGCTGTGAGAGACAAACGAGACGATCCAAGTGAAATGCTTGGCAGGTGCGaatgtcaataaatattagctattattgtttGTTGAACAGATGAACAGTAGGTGGGGCAGGGGGCCGAGGCCCAGAAACTGAGGTGGTTTGTGTGTGAGGAGGAAAAGGGCTTTGCTGGCCTCAGGGTTCATGCTTCCTTCCAGAGGTTGTAGctgccttcccccagccctgcaggcctCTCCTAGCTCCTTAGGACAAGGCGGGCACCAGGCAGGCAGCCGGAAAGGCAGGGcgtggagaggggctgggggctctgccGGTGCCATTTCCCCTTCCTGCCGAGAACAGCTGCGGCAGGTGTCCTGTTTGCCTCCAGGATCTCCCCAGGCCCAGACAGAACCCACCTGCCttagtttcttttgctttgccCGTGACCCATGGTGGGTGTGCAGGGGGCGTGGAGGGAGGGGTAGCTGAAAGGGTTGAGCTGTGAGAGGGGCCTGAGCTGGGCAGTCAGAACGCCCACGGGACCCTGAACAGGTCACTttgctgcctccctctcttcATTTGTCAAATGGGATTGTGCGTGGAAACGGTGCGGGTCAGGCGGCCAGTGCAGGGTACACACCGAGTGGGTATGAAGAACCCATGCACACACCACCAGTGGatcagggagggcagaggctgggatcAGGAAAGCGGTTGGAAAGGGCCCACCAGCCACTGAGTGTCAGGAGTTTGGCCCGAGGCAAGGGCAGGGCCGCAGGGGCGCTGCAGGGGCTGCTTCCCGACGGACACCGGGCTGGGGCCCCACAGGCTATCCTTGAAGGCCCCACCAGGTGAAGCCCCTCACCCTAACTCCTCCCAGCGCCAAGCCCGGAAAACAAACTCTCACCCCGGCGCATTCTCACGCACACACAGTAGGTGTCGCTGTAATAAAGAACAGAACCCAAGTAAGCCCCAAACAGGACAGGCGGGGAGGGGGACCGGGGAATCACATTTTGCAAACTGCCCACCAGGGGTCACCATACTGCACGAAGGGGTGCAGATTTCACTTCGGCCTGTGGGCGGGTGGGAGGCGCAGGGTCTCCCAGATGAGTCCAGCCAAGCGGCCTCCAACCGTCCAGCTTCCAAGGCAGGACCACTGTCGTCGCCCCCAGTCCCGGGTCCGCAGCGCCAGCCGCGGGGGTGGGAGTAGGGGCCCGCGGTCAGTGCGGCGGGAAGATGTCTGAGCATCGCTGCAGGATGAGCTCCACCACCTGGTTCTGGAACACCATGGTCATGGGCATGCTGGTTTCCTCGGTCTCGGGCCGCAGCAGCGTGGGCCCGAACACTATAGCCACGCTCTGCACCGACATGCGGTTCTGATCGCCGTGCTCGATCACCCTGCGGCCGGGGAGTGGCGAGGGGGGAATCAGCGCCCAGAGCTGGCGAGGGCGCTGGGGGCCCTCCAGCAtccgcctccccacccccgcgCGGCTCGCCGGCTCACCGGCACAGGTGCTGGAAGAGCAGCCGCAGCGTGTCGTGGTTGGGGGCCGGCAGCGAGCGCACCAGATCTCGCACACAGCGGCTGCGCTGGGCCTGGTCCTGCAGCTCTGGAGAAGGGACGGGACGGTCGGCTCGGCGAGGGGAACGAGAGGCTGAGTCCCGGTGGGCGGTGGGGGGTCCGGCCGAGGGGGTGCCGGCGCCAGGCCGGGCCATCCCAGCCCCATCCGCCCCGCCTCCCCCAGGCGCTCACTGATGGCAGCGATGAACTGGCGGAAGTGCgagaaggggaagaggggctCCGGCAGCTCTCGAAAGAAGAGCTTCAGGGCTCCGGTGATCACGTGGACGTCCTCCCAGCGCCCGTCGTCCAGGTCCAGACGCTCATCTGCGGGAAGGGGGGAGACGGGAAGGAGGTCGGAAGAGGCGATCAGCACCCCTTGGTTCCCTTAGGCCCTGCGGGTAGGGAAGGGAGCCGGGCCTCACCGTGGTCCACCTTATAGCGCAGCTTCTGGATGGTGGCCAGGTTTCCACTGATGCGGTACAGGCCGTCGATGTCCAGCCCTGCGGCAGGGGGAGGCGCCGACCCCGGGCTTGGTGGGAGGGGTCTAAAGCTCCTGCTCGGATTCCCACTCGGGGGCTCCCATTCTcccggcccccgcccccacccccgcgcccacccaggggtccctgtcCGGGGGTCCGGGAGGGAGGCCTCGAGGCGCCGCGCGTACCCCGGGCCTCGACTGCGCGGATGCAGTGCTGCACGAAGCGCGGCACGGAGCTCCTCTCCCGCTCACACAGCGCGGCCAGCGCGCAGCCGAACACCTGGTCTGAGGGAGAGGCTCGTCAGCGCCGCCcggccccccccgccccccgcgccgcGCCCCGGCTCCCTACGGTACCTCTGATGTAGCCCTTCTCCCGCAGCGACTGCAGGGTGGGCCGCTTCAGCAGGAACTTGCGGAGCCTGTGGCGGACCCTGCTCAGGTCGCTCTCCGCGGTGGCTGCTACTGGGCCCGGGAATGCGGGGTCGAGTCACTCGGTGGCGCCCGGACTGGCCAGCCGGGCTTGCCCCAGCGGGGTCGTCActgtcctcccacccctgcccccaggagaTGCCCACCACCCCGCACCCACCTCCGCCCCACCCTGCGCACCTGCACCGGGCCGCGCCTCGTCCTCCCGCCAGCTCCCCAGGCGCTCGCTGGACCCGAAGTCCGCGGGGCTGCTCTCACTTTCCTCCTCCGGGGGCAGGTCTGCGGACTGGAATCACGCGGGCCAGCCGGTGGGCCTTCCGGGACAGGGTGAGGGGCCCGGAGTGCCCTCCCAGCTGGCCTGATGACTCCCAGGCAAAGTTCATGCTCCCCTTCTCCAGTTCACTCCTCTGACCTCCACCAGGGAACCTCAGAACGTTCACCTCCCTTGGCTGCATGGAGCCCTTCAGGTGCTGGGGACGGTCATcctgctctctcccactctttcttATCCTGGCCCCCCTTGCCCATATTTTCCTAGCTCCTCTGCACACACTCCACGAGGTCAGCATTCTTCAATATGAGGCTCCTAGTCCTGAACTTAAGTCCAGCTGAGGCCTCAGCACTGCCAACCATTGCCCCAGCATCACCGCCCTAGATCGGGCTTCCTACCTCTAGTAATACAGCCAAACTCTGTACTCAGTGTCGGCTCCTAGGGAATTGAGGGTCAAAAAGcctcaggttgtttccaggtGGAGAGCTGTCAGAGGGGCCCGTTCCATCTCTAGTTGTGCAATTAATATTTTGAAGCTAAACAACAGTAGACTCTTCAATCCAATCCttttaaaactttacattttGGTTTTAGCCTGTCATTCCAGCCTGAGGCTCTTTCTcagatatttccttttcttcctgcctcgCTTCCTGGAAGatgtgcccccaccccctgacctgGAGAGATCTCCTGCAGGGCCAATCCCACGGGCTAGATTTGCATGTTAAGAAAGACTATTTCTTCTGCAGCCCATGAGCCTTGCAGCCGGCATCATGAGGCCTGCGTCTGCAGGGAGCGGTGCTCACCCTCTGATGCCCCACCCACGGCGTGCACAGCTGCTCCGCATCATGGCAggccaccccatccccaccagccCCGGAGGCCCCAGGCTCTGCTTACCAGCTCCTGGATGCCCTCGGCAATGGCCTTGTGCCAGGTGCTGATGATGGCCTGGGAGTCATGCTGGATCAGGTAGTTTGAGCCGTCTCGGCTCCGCAGCTGGAGAGACACAAGTCACTCAGTCATCTCTGGCTCCCTGGGTCTGCCCTGGGGCCAGGTGTCAGTGGTAGGGGATGCTGGGAGGGGAGGCCCAGAAATGGTGGAAATGATCTGTCCTTGTCTCCGGAACGGAGAGCACAATAGAGCAAAGGCTCACCCCAGGCCAAGGCATTCCGTCTGATTAAAAGCAGTaagatgggcaaactgaggccctCTCAAAGCATAATCCGTTCCTATCTGAAAGTTTCATACAGAAGGAAAAGCTATATAGTTACCCAGCAATATGTCTCCCAAGACATTCATCCTGCTGGATGCACAGGCAAGCGGAGTTGCCCCAAACCAGCTGTTTTGGGGGGACTATCGCTGAACTTTTTCTGTGGCTCTGGAGTGACTAGGAAGACCCGCTGTGAAAATCTGCCAGGCCCAACTAGCCTGGCCACGATCTAGAATGTGGGGCTGCCTCTTGAGAAAAATCCTAGAGGTGACTGCCTGCAGGCCACCCGCGGAGTGGAGGGAGGATGGCCGCCTGCCAGCCAGGAAGCAGGCAGTGCCTCCATTTCCATCCAAGACTGTCGGCCTTTCCAACAGCTTGAGTAGCTTCCCAGAGTGCCATCTGCCTTCCGGTTCTTGCCAGAAAAGACAACTTGGAAGCGTCTGCTCAGCGGTGTTCTCCAAAGGCAAGACGGAGAGCTGACATTTATAGAGCACTGGCTGAAGGATGTCCCCCTAGGTGAGGAGGGAACCTGCCTAGTGAAAGTGATGTCCTTCCTCAGTCTGACACCCGTGACAGACATGGCTAACTGATCACCGCGCTCgaccctgctgagcctggagaaAGGTCCCAGAGTAGCTCAGGAGATCAAACTGGTTTTCCAGCCCTGCTCTGTGGAGATGCTGGTTCTAGAACCGAAAGAAGCTTGGTGAATCTTCAGAAAACTACACTCTCAAGCACCTGGCAGAATTGCTTTTTCTGAGTTGAATTATGCAGTGATGCTTTTGGCTATTATCATGTTAGCTGAAGCAGCTCCCAGGGTCTCTTACTAACCTAGACCGGGGCTGTACACTACAAATGGCTTCCGGAGCTAAGGGTTAGGAAAAAGCTTTGATTTTACTCAAAATTTGGGCaagtcccccctccccacacacccccatAAGAAGAACCACGTAACTGATCCTTCTCTTTTCACTTTGGCTACCAGGAGGCCTGAGCTAATTATTCTCAGCAACAAGCTAGCGCCTGCACATCGTCTGCCCCCTGATGCCTCTCCACATGGACCCCTTGCTCTAATGTGTGCCTGGCCCTGCTTTTCGGTGGATTTTACCAGCTCCCCGTGCATTTTTCTGTTGTGAGCTTCCTCAGAACTTCTGGGGACTGAGGTGAGGGTAAAGGTAGTTTAAAAGCAAGAGAACATGTGGACAGTGGAGGGTGTGGCACTGTGAGGGTCCTTGCCTGGATCCCACCTGGTCCCAGGCTTCCTGCTAGGGGAGCCTGGGAAACTGGGGACCCAGTTTATTCACTGAGGACCCAGTTCAGCTGGAAGCTGGGCTCTGACCGGCCAGAGCAGGTTTCTAACCTGTCAAAGTGAGTAGCCGGGGACAGGGAGTCTCCTGTCTGGGATGAGGGCTGCCCTTCCAGGCATGGGTTTTGTCCCCCATAGACCCCCTTACTCCTCACCACCCTCCAGGGCCAAGGACAAGTAAGCTCAGTTCCTGGAGAGGGAACCGCAGAATCCGTGATGTCAGAAGCACTGTGGATGGATCCCCACGGTGGATGCAACTTTGGCTTTGAGCCCTGAGAATTCCAGTCCAACTCTCCCCAGGTCTGCCTTCTTGGGGCTTGCCTACTGAGGGTCTCAAGCCATCAGTAAGGCCCCTCTCCTCCCAAGCTGCACCACTCACCTCCAGCACATTCTTCCTGCTTGACTTGTCCTTGGGGGCCCAGGAGAGAGAGGCCCCCCTTAGGTCCACTGTGTACTCAGGCATGGAGAGCTTGGGAGGCTGCCtctgtgggagaggggagaaaggttGGGGGAAGCACAGTTGCAGAGAGCCCTCAGCTCAGACAGGCCTGCCACAGCTCCTGGCTCCAATCCACCAGGCTCCCTTGGCTCCAGGGacaggatggggaagggggggcCAAGGGTTCCTGGAGCCCAGAAGTCCTGGGATAGCCAGTCCTCTGCTGCCTGCCCAcccaggagaggaaagaagaacgGAGCACACCCCTCATCCCCAGGAGCAGGCGTGCCCAGTCCCTAGTCTGCCTGCCAGCCAGGCTGGAGTGGCCACCCTCAAGGACTGTTCCCCATGTCCAGGGTGGCCAGAAGTGCTTGTCATGGGCTGAATTTGCTGTCATCACCCCCTGCCAAGGCCCAGCTCCCATGGCACCCATGTTCCACTGTCGCAGACCTAGCCTTTGACAAGTCAGATCAGGTAAAGAGCCACAGGAGTCAGGAGCAGATGGAAGTGGGGGGGTCCCTGTCCTGGGAACCTGGGCCTCACCAGGCCGCCTGCAGCTGAGGCCTTGGAGTCCTTGAAGAATGTCAGGACGCCGCCCTCCAGCACCG comes from the Ailuropoda melanoleuca isolate Jingjing chromosome 13, ASM200744v2, whole genome shotgun sequence genome and includes:
- the LOC100472509 gene encoding rho GTPase-activating protein 27 isoform X2, with the protein product MVDMIAKLTKRRSQALRVQVDDPPEPVYENVERQPSVTSPGAPAAPRPPAWETHTDAGSGRPYYYNPDTGVTTWESPFEAAEGAASPATSPASVGSRESLETDWGQYWDEESRRVFFYNPLTGEAVWEDETEDEPEDELDMQPSLSPLSPRDQRPPTPETDYPESLTSYPEEDYSPVGSFSEPRSTSPLATPPGWSCQVSPDGQTLYTNHFTQEQWVRLEDQHGKPYFYNPDDASVQWELPQVPVPAPRSIHRSSQDSETPAQASPPEEKTKTLDKAGVLHCTKTVDKGKRLRKKHWSASWTVLEGGVLTFFKDSKASAAGGLRQPPKLSMPEYTVDLRGASLSWAPKDKSSRKNVLELRSRDGSNYLIQHDSQAIISTWHKAIAEGIQELSADLPPEEESESSPADFGSSERLGSWREDEARPGAAATAESDLSRVRHRLRKFLLKRPTLQSLREKGYIRDQVFGCALAALCERERSSVPRFVQHCIRAVEARGLDIDGLYRISGNLATIQKLRYKVDHDERLDLDDGRWEDVHVITGALKLFFRELPEPLFPFSHFRQFIAAIKLQDQAQRSRCVRDLVRSLPAPNHDTLRLLFQHLCRVIEHGDQNRMSVQSVAIVFGPTLLRPETEETSMPMTMVFQNQVVELILQRCSDIFPPH
- the LOC100472509 gene encoding rho GTPase-activating protein 27 isoform X1; translation: MVDMIAKLTKRRSQALRVQVDDPPEPVYENVERQPSVTSPGAPAAPRPPAWETHTDAGSGRPYYYNPDTGVTTWESPFEAAEGAASPATSPASVGSRESLETDWGQYWDEESRRVFFYNPLTGEAVWEDETEDEPEDELDMQPSLSPLSPRDQRPPTPETDYPESLTSYPEEDYSPVGSFSEPRSTSPLATPPGWSCQVSPDGQTLYTNHFTQEQWVRLEDQHGKPYFYNPDDASVQWELPQVPVPAPRSIHRSSQDSETPAQASPPEEKTKTLDKAGVLHCTKTVDKGKRLRKKHWSASWTVLEGGVLTFFKDSKASAAGGLRQPPKLSMPEYTVDLRGASLSWAPKDKSSRKNVLELRSRDGSNYLIQHDSQAIISTWHKAIAEGIQELSADLPPEEESESSPADFGSSERLGSWREDEARPGAVAATAESDLSRVRHRLRKFLLKRPTLQSLREKGYIRDQVFGCALAALCERERSSVPRFVQHCIRAVEARGLDIDGLYRISGNLATIQKLRYKVDHDERLDLDDGRWEDVHVITGALKLFFRELPEPLFPFSHFRQFIAAIKLQDQAQRSRCVRDLVRSLPAPNHDTLRLLFQHLCRVIEHGDQNRMSVQSVAIVFGPTLLRPETEETSMPMTMVFQNQVVELILQRCSDIFPPH